The Deltaproteobacteria bacterium genome window below encodes:
- a CDS encoding MCE family protein, whose product MKALRLSASVIGFLLLGSASLLYLFVSLGELSPQGGWEYTVHADFANAGGLTPGSAVEIAGVRVGRVTAINLNGTRSIVSLSLRNDVKLQDDVIASIQTKGLLGERYVLLSPGGAEETIAPEGKIRETESPLDIPGLMAAYIASRNRKAPPTAPAAPTSE is encoded by the coding sequence ATGAAAGCCCTACGGCTCAGCGCAAGTGTAATCGGATTTCTCCTGCTCGGCAGCGCATCGCTGCTGTATTTGTTCGTCTCTCTCGGAGAACTCAGCCCACAAGGAGGATGGGAGTACACCGTGCACGCGGACTTCGCCAACGCTGGCGGCCTCACGCCGGGCTCGGCTGTGGAAATCGCCGGGGTCCGGGTCGGTCGCGTGACGGCCATCAATCTCAACGGCACTCGATCCATTGTCTCGCTCAGTCTCCGGAACGACGTAAAACTCCAAGATGACGTCATCGCCTCCATCCAGACGAAAGGATTGCTTGGCGAACGCTACGTGCTCCTCTCCCCCGGCGGCGCGGAAGAGACCATCGCACCGGAAGGCAAGATTCGCGAAACCGAATCCCCGCTGGATATTCCGGGGTTGATGGCCGCGTATATCGCGAGCCGCAATAGGAAAGCGCCGCCCACAGCACCAGCGGCACCGACATCAGAATGA
- the smpB gene encoding SsrA-binding protein SmpB has protein sequence MAKPRPEDKSIAINRRARFDYHIEETYEAGVMLTGGEVKSLRDGRANLKDSYGRVDKGEAFLLNAHISNYEPAHYFNEEPTRTRKLLMHKKEIMRLMGKVQERGLTLIPLRLYFKNGRAKVELALARGKKLYDKRETTREREVKRDIARAMSRNLR, from the coding sequence ATGGCCAAGCCGAGACCGGAAGATAAATCCATCGCCATCAACCGCCGCGCCCGTTTCGATTATCACATCGAAGAGACATACGAGGCTGGCGTGATGCTGACTGGCGGGGAAGTCAAATCGTTACGCGACGGGCGTGCGAATCTGAAAGACAGTTATGGCCGTGTCGATAAAGGCGAAGCCTTCCTACTCAACGCTCACATCAGCAACTACGAACCGGCGCACTACTTCAATGAGGAGCCTACCCGCACACGCAAGCTACTCATGCATAAGAAAGAAATTATGCGCTTGATGGGCAAAGTGCAGGAGCGGGGGTTGACCCTCATCCCCTTGCGCCTATATTTCAAAAACGGGCGTGCGAAAGTAGAGCTGGCGCTCGCACGAGGAAAAAAGCTCTACGACAAGCGCGAAACCACCCGTGAGCGCGAAGTGAAACGCGACATTGCCCGAGCGATGTCACGCAACCTGCGATAA
- a CDS encoding DUF4236 domain-containing protein, translating into MGFRFFKRLNILPGVQLNLSKSGGSVSVGPRGAKMTLGTSGGRMTFGLPGTGLFYTTNFSLKKLGKLFGGSSDAAETPETAAPPTIEAPPLRRSARRTAAEPEKLSPDFFDSLPTNDEQKELAAGCQALVRGDEEAALAHLQQATHLADGAFLAGFLALKRGRLPEAIRALSVAAVREAELGRYLSRYGIAATMRLDVTEEVTAHVGPDLRGVLLALAEAYQLQDNRSEAVGCLERLRQLTPDDVVVNLSLAELLMQNGAADEQMCRQVLALTDGVENETSVHTALLLYRAKALLTLGLADAALETIARALKRKKDRSDELLHALRYERALIYEGRGESRKARAELEKLYAEAPDYEDVKARLGL; encoded by the coding sequence ATGGGATTTCGTTTCTTTAAGCGTTTGAACATCTTGCCTGGAGTGCAACTGAATCTGAGCAAATCAGGAGGGTCGGTTTCTGTCGGACCGCGAGGAGCGAAAATGACACTAGGAACTTCGGGAGGTCGGATGACCTTCGGCTTGCCTGGGACGGGCTTGTTCTACACCACGAATTTCTCGCTGAAGAAACTCGGCAAATTGTTCGGCGGCTCTTCCGATGCAGCTGAAACGCCCGAGACCGCCGCGCCGCCTACGATTGAAGCCCCGCCTCTGCGAAGAAGCGCGCGCCGAACGGCAGCTGAGCCGGAGAAACTGTCTCCCGATTTTTTCGACTCCCTCCCTACCAACGACGAACAGAAAGAACTTGCTGCCGGTTGCCAGGCGCTAGTGCGCGGCGATGAGGAAGCCGCGTTGGCGCATCTTCAGCAAGCGACCCACTTGGCGGATGGTGCTTTTTTGGCCGGGTTTTTAGCTCTCAAACGAGGGCGTTTGCCGGAAGCGATCCGCGCCCTGTCCGTGGCCGCCGTACGAGAGGCGGAGTTAGGACGCTACCTCTCTCGTTACGGCATCGCCGCCACCATGCGTTTGGATGTGACTGAGGAAGTCACCGCGCACGTTGGTCCGGACCTTCGTGGCGTGTTGCTGGCGTTGGCGGAAGCCTATCAATTGCAGGATAATCGATCCGAGGCTGTTGGTTGCCTCGAACGATTGCGGCAACTGACGCCCGACGATGTTGTGGTGAACCTCTCGTTGGCGGAACTCCTCATGCAGAATGGTGCCGCCGATGAACAGATGTGTCGACAAGTGCTCGCTTTGACGGACGGGGTGGAAAACGAGACGTCCGTCCATACCGCGCTGCTCCTGTACCGAGCCAAGGCGCTCCTGACCCTCGGGTTAGCCGACGCAGCTCTGGAGACCATCGCTAGAGCGCTAAAGCGGAAGAAAGATCGCTCAGACGAATTACTGCATGCTTTACGCTACGAGCGCGCGTTGATCTACGAAGGGCGAGGAGAGTCGAGAAAGGCACGAGCTGAGCTGGAAAAGCTCTACGCCGAGGCCCCGGACTATGAGGATGTGAAGGCGCGATTAGGGTTGTAG
- a CDS encoding ATP-binding protein, producing MIKSVQFKNFKVLRDATLPLDRFTLIVGPNGSGKSTALQAIQVIAKHSGGVPPFSAVVSADLRSRKETTVQVILSLDSSSEGVSIAANWTSISEMLRRSKSIPDSEFVLGYHKKGEKPLSEEEMRNLREKLAHTQIFSFDSSSIAFPVQLQPTMTLNHQGGFLAGVLDRLRDQAPERFEALNDELGQWFPEFDKILFDTPETGQRSFLLRTRGGHYAISATDLSQGTLLALAILALGYLPNPPPLVGLEEPDRGIHPRLLRQIQDALYRLSYPENFGEKRDPVQVIATTHSPYFLDLYKDHPEEVVIAQKTSEGARFERLSERPDIEEILDGAPLGEVWFSGILGGVPVEQ from the coding sequence ATGATCAAATCCGTGCAGTTCAAGAATTTCAAAGTGCTACGTGATGCCACGCTTCCGCTGGATCGTTTCACGCTTATCGTAGGACCGAATGGGAGTGGGAAGAGTACGGCCCTGCAAGCCATCCAAGTTATTGCTAAGCACTCTGGAGGAGTTCCTCCCTTTTCTGCAGTTGTATCTGCAGACTTGCGGTCAAGAAAAGAAACGACGGTGCAAGTCATTCTATCCCTTGATTCGTCCTCTGAGGGTGTGAGCATTGCCGCGAATTGGACCTCTATAAGCGAAATGCTGAGGAGATCGAAAAGTATTCCAGACTCAGAGTTTGTCTTGGGATACCACAAAAAAGGAGAGAAACCGCTCTCCGAGGAGGAGATGAGGAATCTAAGAGAAAAGCTTGCTCACACTCAAATTTTTTCATTCGATTCCAGCTCCATAGCCTTTCCTGTTCAACTGCAGCCAACCATGACGTTGAATCACCAAGGAGGCTTTCTTGCTGGCGTCCTTGATCGTCTTCGAGACCAAGCGCCTGAACGGTTCGAAGCTCTCAACGATGAACTAGGTCAATGGTTCCCTGAGTTTGACAAGATTTTATTTGACACGCCAGAGACCGGGCAGCGATCTTTCTTGTTGAGGACTCGTGGTGGGCACTATGCCATTTCTGCAACTGACCTTTCCCAGGGAACGCTTCTGGCTTTGGCCATCCTCGCTTTGGGCTACTTGCCGAATCCCCCCCCGCTTGTGGGTCTGGAAGAACCTGACCGAGGCATCCATCCGCGTCTCCTGCGTCAGATTCAGGATGCCCTCTACCGGCTGAGCTACCCGGAGAACTTTGGGGAAAAACGCGACCCCGTTCAGGTGATCGCGACGACGCACTCGCCATATTTCCTCGACCTCTACAAAGACCATCCCGAAGAGGTGGTCATCGCTCAGAAGACGAGCGAGGGGGCCCGGTTCGAGCGACTGTCGGAGCGGCCCGATATCGAGGAAATTTTAGACGGCGCTCCTCTCGGCGAAGTGTGGTTCAGCGGTATTTTAGGCGGAGTTCCAGTCGAGCAATGA
- a CDS encoding pantoate--beta-alanine ligase, with the protein MEIISHIRDMQRWSEDRRLERKKIAFVPTMGFLHEGHLSLVREGKRRGEVVVVSIFVNPIQFNQQSDFDKYPKNFEQDRQLLESVGTNALFCPEAPEMYPDSFQTGVEVEQVSQPLCGAFRPGHFRGVATVVAKLFNIVKPHVALFGEKDYQQCVVIQRMVKDLSFDLEILPMPTVREADGLAMSSRNARLRPVERQTSLCISRALNTAADMVTHGERRTDAILRAVREILDRQSGVRVEYASLCHPESLAEIAEVSGPTLLAVAAWVGEVRLIDNRVIG; encoded by the coding sequence ATGGAAATCATCTCCCACATTCGCGACATGCAGCGCTGGTCGGAAGACCGGCGTTTAGAGAGAAAGAAGATCGCCTTCGTGCCGACCATGGGCTTCCTTCACGAAGGCCATCTCAGCCTCGTGCGTGAAGGCAAGCGGCGCGGCGAGGTCGTCGTGGTGTCGATCTTCGTCAACCCCATCCAGTTCAACCAACAATCCGACTTCGACAAATACCCCAAGAACTTCGAGCAGGATCGGCAGTTACTGGAGTCGGTGGGAACGAACGCCTTGTTCTGCCCTGAAGCGCCAGAGATGTACCCCGATAGTTTCCAGACCGGGGTCGAAGTAGAGCAGGTGAGCCAGCCATTGTGCGGTGCCTTTCGACCCGGACATTTTCGTGGAGTGGCGACGGTGGTGGCGAAGCTGTTCAATATCGTGAAACCCCACGTCGCCCTGTTCGGAGAAAAAGACTATCAGCAGTGCGTGGTGATTCAGCGCATGGTGAAAGATCTGAGTTTCGATCTAGAAATCCTGCCGATGCCGACCGTGCGCGAGGCGGATGGATTAGCCATGAGTTCGCGCAACGCCCGCTTAAGGCCGGTGGAACGGCAAACCAGCTTGTGCATCTCGCGCGCCTTGAATACCGCAGCAGACATGGTAACGCATGGCGAGCGTCGTACGGACGCCATCCTTCGGGCGGTGCGGGAAATCCTCGACCGACAAAGCGGGGTGCGTGTCGAGTACGCCTCGCTTTGCCATCCCGAGTCATTAGCCGAAATCGCAGAAGTCTCCGGCCCAACGCTTCTTGCTGTTGCCGCCTGGGTGGGTGAGGTGCGGCTGATCGATAATCGAGTGATCGGATAG
- a CDS encoding c-type cytochrome translates to MFILAVNSLFFPSESRSAEVARTEAITRGKYIFALAGGCGCHTPKDGPVNAGGRPLKTPYGTFYGTNITPDPATGIGSWTDRQVIDAIRLGVRPDRSVMSPVMPYPAFNEMSEQDVTDLVAYLRTLPAVAHPNQAHQLSVPFAGLGMRMWRWLFFRSMPAPAHAPTAGIERGRYISEHIAHCQECHTPRTMTGTLDRTRDLAGNADGIDGEISSNLTPDSETGIGKWTEEEIVALLQTGFKPNFDNVQGLMALVVDGIAEGGYKDMTQEDATAIAQYLKSVAPVVHRVKKKSE, encoded by the coding sequence GTGTTCATCCTCGCTGTGAACAGCCTGTTCTTCCCTTCGGAGAGCCGTTCGGCGGAAGTGGCGCGGACAGAGGCCATTACTCGCGGAAAATACATCTTCGCGCTTGCTGGCGGATGCGGCTGTCATACTCCAAAAGATGGCCCGGTGAATGCCGGCGGACGACCCCTCAAAACTCCCTACGGAACGTTTTACGGTACCAATATCACCCCGGACCCAGCGACCGGTATTGGTAGTTGGACCGACCGGCAGGTGATTGACGCCATTCGTCTTGGCGTGCGTCCAGACAGATCGGTGATGAGTCCGGTCATGCCCTATCCAGCTTTCAACGAAATGAGCGAACAGGACGTGACTGATTTGGTCGCTTACTTGCGAACCCTCCCGGCCGTTGCGCATCCCAACCAAGCGCATCAACTTTCCGTGCCGTTTGCCGGGCTCGGCATGCGCATGTGGCGGTGGCTCTTCTTTCGATCCATGCCCGCGCCGGCACATGCGCCGACTGCCGGAATCGAGAGAGGGCGGTACATCAGCGAACACATCGCCCATTGTCAGGAATGCCATACCCCGCGCACGATGACTGGGACGTTAGACCGGACGCGCGACTTAGCCGGCAATGCCGACGGGATTGATGGAGAAATTTCTTCTAACCTGACGCCTGACTCTGAGACCGGGATTGGGAAATGGACTGAAGAGGAAATTGTCGCTCTACTCCAGACTGGCTTCAAACCGAACTTCGATAACGTGCAAGGACTCATGGCGCTCGTCGTTGATGGCATCGCCGAGGGAGGGTACAAGGACATGACGCAAGAGGACGCCACGGCGATTGCTCAATATCTCAAGAGCGTAGCGCCTGTCGTTCATAGGGTGAAAAAAAAGAGTGAATAA